The proteins below are encoded in one region of Brassica napus cultivar Da-Ae chromosome A6, Da-Ae, whole genome shotgun sequence:
- the LOC106348282 gene encoding eukaryotic translation initiation factor 3 subunit B isoform X1, whose product MADAEVERRMRGDTCTISTRRRTYRRIESKAGSSRSPEESYLQFIKIETKNPPTSIPCSSSLTRRFFDRPLDSKCFNVGVGALDQLFIRDGTLDKLIWNDNWSVDETVSFFRYLADKKLPSRWSPLGSFFVSSNYNLVIIWGSRYYTDFGRLMRFNHYQVEEFDISPGEKYLVTYNRPDPTDPNGLWLKIFDVSTGTGIVGLNNADVADSPQWPVIRWAGGKDDTYFATLSKSNTVSVYETKTFNLLGKAPLKLDDVIDISWSPTEAVLAILCGEKPLKVLLLQIPDEVKLAEKEITAIVGDCKMHWQSNGEYLAVNTYGGFEFFRIKEKGIPTDFLKVDKKILAFAWEPSGHRFAVIYGDEPTLTVSFYSMKTPGKVTELTTLSNKQADSLFWSPKGNLVVLAGLKEGKLEFFDVDRLAQISSVANVKANQVVWNPSGEYVATVSTIPQEEFDSDWCSDPNDPLDRFTIWSSGGDCLFVHQCQNRIMQLDWRPYGGIIDDDMLKTQ is encoded by the exons ATGGCTGATGCTGAAGTGGAGAGAAGAATGAGAGGTGATACCTGCACGATTAGTACTCGACGACGTACATATAGGAGGATTGAGag CAAAGCTGGATCTAGTCGATCCCCTGAGGAATCATACTTGCAGTTTATCAAGATCGAAACCAAA AACCCTCCCACTAGTATTCCATGCTCTTCTTCTCTGACCAGGAGGTTTTTCGACAGACCCTTGGACTCCAAG TGCTTTAACGTTGGAGTTGGAGCCTTGGATCAATTATTTATCCGTGATGGCACACTTGACAAGCTTATATGGAATGATAATTGGTCTGTTGATGAAACCGTATCTTTTTTCCGTTATCTTGCTGATAAGAAGTTGCCTTCGCGGTGGTCTCCTCTAGGTTCCTTCTTTGTCTCATCTAACTACAACTTGGTCATTATTTGGGGCTCAAGATATTATACGGACTTTGGCCGCCTCATGCGTTTTAATCACTATCAG GTAGAAGAGTTTGATATTTCCCCAGGTGAGAAATACCTAGTAACCTATAACAGACCAGACCCAACTGACCCAAAT GGACTCTGGCTAAAGATTTTCGATGTGAGCACTGGGACAGGAATCGTTGGACTAAATAATGCTGATGTTGCTGACTCCCCCCAGTGGCCTGTGATAAG ATGGGCTGGGGGTAAAGATGATACATACTTCGCCACGCTTAGCAAAAGCAACACTGTATCTGTCTACGAGACCAAGACTTTCAACCTGTTGGGCAAGGCACCACTGAAACTTGATGATGTTATAGATATTTCTTGGTCTCCCACAGAAGCTGTGCTTGCAATACTGTGTGGCGAGAAGCCTCTCAAGGTTCTTCTGTTGCAAATCCCCGACGAGGTGAAGCTGGCAGAGAAGGAAATTACCGCTATTGTTGGCGACTGCAAGATGCACTGGCAGAGCAATGGTGAGTACCTTGCTGTCAACACTTATGGGGGGTTTGAGTTTTTCCGCATCAAAGAGAAAGGCATACCCACGGATTTTCTCAAGGTGGACAAGAAGATCCTGGCTTTTGCGTGGGAACCTAGCGGTCACAGATTTGCTGTGATTTACGGAGACGAACCAACCCTAACTGTCAGTTTCTACTCGATGAAGACACCTGGAAAGGTCACAGAGCTTACTACTTTGAGCAACAAGCAAGCAGATTCCCTCTTTTGGTCGCCCAAAGGCAATCTCGTGGTTCTTGCTGGATTGAAAGAGGgcaagcttgagttttttgatGTGGATCGGCTTGCTCAAATTTCCTCAGTTGCAAACGTGAAGGCCAACCAGGTTGTTTGGAATCCAAGTGGGGAATATGTTGCAACGGTGTCTACGATACCACAAGAGGAGTTTGATAGTGATTGGTGCAGTGATCCAAATGACCCTCTTGATAGGTTTACTATCTGGTCCTCCGGTGGAGATTGTCTTTTTGTTCATCAGTGTCAAAATCGCATAATGCAG CTTGATTGGCGCCCTTACGGAGGAATCATAGATGATGACATGCTTAAGACGCAGTGA
- the LOC106348285 gene encoding arabinogalactan protein 41-like — MSVSKLFFGALTIVWIVFSIFFPMAQAQSAASAPAPTSDGTTIDQGIAYVLMLVALVLTYYIH, encoded by the exons ATGTCGGTGTCTAAACTTTTCTTCGGAGCTCTTACAATCGTATGGATAgttttctccattttttttccAATGGCACAGGCTCAGTCCGCAGCTTCTGCTCCGGCTCCGACAAGCGATG GAACAACAATAGACCAAGGCATAGCATATGTCCTTATGTTGGTGGCTTTGGTCCTCACTTATTACATCCATTAA
- the LOC106350543 gene encoding putative nuclease HARBI1, with product MRIVDGLEQFFPFFQQRKDATGRWGLTALQKCTAAIRLLAYGNSADTVDEYLRLGESTAFSCLHHFTDGIIQLFGDEYLQPPTAEDLQRLLDMGEKRGFPGMVGNIDCMHWEWKNCPTAWKGQYACGHGKPTIVLEAIASQDLWIWHAFFGLPGTLNDLNVLDRSPVFDNLLEGRAPRMRYMVNNHMYKLAYYLTDGIYPKWSTFIQTITLPQSPKQQLFAQVQESVRKDVERAFGVLQARFAIVKNPVRTMAKEKIGKIMRACIILHNMIVEDERDGYSMRYDISEFEEGESSRTSEVLNANPTLNEIPTILNNIFPNRNDLRDRQTHERLKNDLIENIWNKFGDED from the coding sequence ATGCGTATTGTCGATGGCCTTGAACAATTCTTTCCATTCTTTCAGCAAAGAAAAGATGCAACGGGGAGGTGGGGTCTTACTGCACTACAAAAATGTACGGCAGCAATTCGTCTACTTGCTTATGGAAATTCGGCTGACACggttgacgaatatctccgacttggtgagagCACTGCATTTTCTTGTTTACATCATTTCACTGATGGGATAATACAGTTATTCGGAGATGAGTATCTGCAACCACCCACAGcagaggatcttcaacgactactcgatatGGGAGAGAAACGAGGGTTTCCTGGGATGGTCGGGAACATTGATTGTATGCactgggagtggaaaaattgtccaaccgcttggaaaggacagtACGCCTGTGGCCACGGAAAACCGACTATTGTCCTAGAGGCCAtagcttcacaagatctttggatttgGCACGCATTTTTTGGTcttccaggtaccttaaatgatctTAATGTCCTCGATCGATCTCCTGTGTTTGATAACCTTTTAGAAGGTCGAGCTCCCAGGATGAGGTACATGGTCAACAACCACATGTATAAGTTGGCATATTACCTCACAGAtggtatatatccaaaatggtcaacatttatccaaacTATCACACTCCCTCAAAGTCCTAAACAACAGTTATTTGCTCAAGTTCAAGAATcagtccgaaaagatgtcgagcgggcttttggagtattgcaagctcGGTTTGCGATTGTGAAAAACCCGGTTCGTACAATGGCCAAAGAGAAGATAGggaagataatgagagcatgtatcatactacacaatatgatagttgaaGATGAACGAGATGGTTATTCAATGCGGTACGATATTTCAgaatttgaagaaggagaatcttCCAGAACTTCGGAGGTCCTAAACGCAAACCCTACACTAAACGAAATCCCGACAATTCTCAATAATATATTTCCCAACCGAAATGATCTTCGTGATAGGCAAACTCATGAACGATTGAAGAATGATTTGATCGAAAACATTTGGAATAAATTTGGCgatgaagattaa
- the LOC106348283 gene encoding probable WRKY transcription factor 30, which yields MERKSNSGEWEKMKKEISELMTEGRDYAHELKFQLGSSSSDQESREHLAKKILESYHKSLTIMNHPAELDQVSPHIHGGGSPKSDDSDQEPHQNIKSSKKSMPRWTEKVRITPGAEIDRTLDDGFSWRKYGQKDILGAKFPRGYYRCTYRKSQGCEATKQVQRSNENHQMLFEISYRGIHSCSQAANVRSAIPVRVLEPNQPQEHENLEMVKESLDAGHHNYNHQSHLHQTLQYHLSSTPTLESNNMMLQLADQNIDLFGSTSFSSDLGANVNYDYLASHNVGSVSHSTSNSPSESPFESFDPNNPFKGFRGF from the exons ATGGAGAGGAAAAGTAATAGTGGAGAGtgggagaagatgaagaaagagaTCAGCGAGCTGATGACAGAAGGAAGAGACTATGCTCACGAGCTCAAGTTTCAACTCGGCTCTTCTTCATCTGATCAAGAATCACGTGAACATTTGGCCAAGAAGATTCTTGAATCTTACCACAAGTCTCTGACCATTATGAACCACCCCGCCGAACTCGACCAAGTTTCTCCTCATATCCACGGTGGAGGAAGCCCCAAGAGCGATGATTCCGACCAAGAACCCCACCAAAACATCAAGAG TTCAAAGAAGTCAATGCCAAGGTGGACCGAAAAAGTCAGAATTACCCCTGGAGCTGAGATTGATAGAACTCTTGACGATGGGTTCAGTTGGAGAAAGTACGGCCAAAAGGATATCCTCGGAGCCAAGTTTCCAAG AGGATACTATAGATGCACGTATAGAAAATCTCAAGGATGTGAAGCCACCAAACAAGTCCAGAGATCCAACGAAAATCATCAGATGCTCTTTGAGATTAGTTACCGAGGAATACATTCTTGCTCCCAAGCCGCAAATGTACGTTCAGCCATTCCGGTGCGAGTTCTTGAACCAAACCAGCCACAAGAACACGAAAATCTTGAGATGGTGAAGGAAAGTCTAGACGCTGGCCATCACAACTACAATCATCAATCACATTTGCATCAAACCCTTCAATATCATTTGTCCTCTACCCCAACTCTAGAGAGTAACAATATGATGCTTCAACTGGCAGATCAGAACATTGACCTATTCGGATCTACGAGTTTCTCTAGTGATCTAGGAGCTAATGTCAACTATGATTATCTGGCTTCTCACAATGTTGGCTCGGTTTCTCACTCTACATCAAACTCTCCTTCGGAATCTCCGTTTGAAAGCTTTGATCCAAATAATCCATTCAAAGGTTTTAGAGGGTTCTAA
- the LOC106348281 gene encoding RNA polymerase sigma factor sigE, chloroplastic/mitochondrial → MGVVFISSSAARSPLGLSTDLRTQRSSLKKPSIVAFKADDSTPTNSSLIIDKQKEKRAVATRRKPCKDTKTTKSLDQNVAPSCPLDYNEAAARLESIYKLSPPPGTSLEEEDGIDGSSKVRVPRRRKRKESGEEKKVVVRNNVKKEKRLTLDKRIALKRNVQEKPVNASSSAREKVTKKQQEEEKIERLVRDYSASNDIVSLDWKKMKIPPVVSSAEHTWLFKLMQPMKALLQVKDELQKSMGREPREAEIAGEINMSVAEVKRKIEIGRAARNKLIKTNLRLVLFVMNKYFQDLTNGPKFQDLCQAGMRGLITAIDRFEPKRKLRLSTYGLFWIRHAVIRSMTTSNFTRVPFGLESVRVEIYKTKMELLFEFGRLPTEEEVVKRLKISPERYREVLRAAKPVYSLNSKHAVTQEEFIKGITDVDGVGADNRRQLALLRLALDDVLDSLKPKESLVIRQRYGLDGKGDRTLGEIAGNLNISREMVRKHEVKALMKLKHQARVDYLRQYII, encoded by the exons ATGGGAGTCGTGTTTATTTCAAGTTCAGCTGCAAGATCACCTCTCGGGCTAAGCACTGATCTTCGGACACAACGGTCTTCACTGAAAAAGCCATCCATCGTCGCTTTCAAAGCAGATGATTCCACTCCCACCAACTCATCTCTGATCATTGACAAGcaaaaggagaagagagcagtAGCAACGAGAAGAAAGCCCTGTAAAGACACGAAAACAACAAAATCTCTAGATCAAAACGTGGCTCCTTCCTGTCCCTTAGATTACAACGAAGCCGCTGCAAGACTAGAAAGCATTTACAAGCTTAGCCCTCCTCCTGGAACTTCCCTCGAGGAAGAAGACGGTATCGATGGCAGCTCCAAAGTGAGAGTTCcacggaggaggaagaggaaagagagtggagaagagaagaaagtagTTGTGAGGAACAatgtgaagaaggagaagcgaCTGACTCTTGATAAACGGATCGCGTTGAAGAGAAACGTTCAAGAGAAACCGGTCAACGCTTCTTCTTCTGCTAGGGAGAAAGTAACGAAGAAGCAGCAAGAGGAGGAGAAGATCGAGAGGCTAGTGAGAGACTACTCAGCTTCTAATGATATAGTCAGCTTGGACTGGAAGAAAATGAAGATACCTCCTGTTGTTTCTTCCGCTGAACATACTTGGTTGTTTAAGTTGATGCAACCTATGAAG GCACTCCTTCAAGTGAAAGATGAATTGCAAAAAAGCATGGGAAGAGAGCCAAGGGAAGCTGAAATAGCTGGAGAGATCAATATGAGCGTGGCTGAAGTGAAAAGGAAAATCGAAATCGGTAGGGCTGCAAGGAACAAACTTATTAAG ACCAATCTTCGCCTTGTATTGTTTGTTATGAACAAATATTTTCAAGATTTAACCAACGGACCGAAGTTCCAAGACCTGTGTCAAGCCGGTATGAGAGGGCTCATCACAGCTATTGACCGGTTTGAGCCTAAAAGGAAGTTACGTCTCTCAACTTATGGTTTGTTTTGGATCAGACATGCCGTCATACGGTCTATGACAACCTCTAACTTCACTCGTGTCCCTTTTGGACTTGAATCG GTTAGAGTGGAGATCTACAAAACAAAGATGGAGCTCTTGTTTGAGTTTGGAAGACTCCCTACAGAGGAAGAGGTAGTTAAGAGACTCAAGATCTCACCTGAGAGATACCGTGAAGTCTTGAGAGCCGCGAAACCGGTTTACTCGCTAAACTCAAAACATGCGGTTACTCAAGAAGAGTTCATCAAAGGGATCACGGATGTTGATGGTGTAGGAGCTGATAACCGGAGACAACTTGCTCTGCTCAGGCTAGCTCTCGACGACGTG CTGGATTCACTGAAGCCTAAAGAGAGTCTTGTTATTAGACAAAGATACGGTCTGGACGGGAAAGGAGACAGGACGCTAGGAGAGATAGCTGGGAATCTCAACATCTCCAGAGAAATGGTGAGGAAACATGAGGTCAAGGCTTTGATGAAGCTCAAGCATCAGGCTCGAGTTGATTACCTTCGTCAGTACATCATCTGA
- the BNAA06G26700D gene encoding uncharacterized protein BNAA06G26700D, with amino-acid sequence MVKLATAREIRTYGPRLGRSRAEYINAGLYLFATVVLIGGFTATGFSWEPRSGLVLILLALALITAVNVHDLVAHLAGIDYRLKLMEYDLQLGLVEFAVPLVQIAGSVVFFLGILFVFNQAETKHGNSGREKHALNMLIAGPLLWVIGSIHNSCQIYERADSHVQILQQCVHIPFLVGSLLFLVSSLLNSFDQSGSSHTALKLLGRRWIWLGLSGSICLFVGGLMNVVKVFNFVQITGLRLEKLRGGAQDRLLEEREGYLPLVAEEERIRKMEADHASNRAKTRSHLDSKEGAGATESVMGTSQTPYKDVLLGQS; translated from the exons ATGGTGAAACTCGCGACGGCGCGTGAGATTAGAACGTACGGCCCTCGGCTCGGGAGAAGCAGAGCCGAGTACATCAACGCTGGTCTATACCTGTTCGCAACCGTGGTGCTTATCGGCGGATTCACAGCAACCGGATTCTCATGGGAGCCAAGATCCGGCCTCGTCCTTATTCTCTTGGCTCTTGCTCTTATAACTGCCGTGAATGTTCACGATCTCGTAGCTCATTTAGCCGGAATTGATTACCG TTTAAAGTTGATGGAGTATGATTTGCAACTGGGGCTAGTGGAATTTGCCGTCCCTCTGGTTCAGATAGCTGGTTCGGTCGTCTTCTTCTTGGGTATCCTTTTCGTATTCAATCAg GCAGAGACAAAACATGGGAATAGTGGAAGAGAGAAGCACGCTTTAAACATGCTTATTGCGGGTCCTTTGCTTTGGGTGATAGGATCGATTCACAACTCGTGCCAAATCTATGAAAGAGCTGACAGTCACGTCCAGATACTACAGCAGTGTGTTCACATCCCTTTCTTGGTTGGATCCCTTCTCTTCTTGGTTTCCTCACTTCTCAATAGCTTTGATCAATCCGGGTCATCTCACACTGCCTTGAAGCTTCTT GGGAGGAGATGGATTTGGCTTGGGCTTTCCGGTTCAATATGTCTGTTTGTGGGAGGACTGATGAACGTTGTTAAGGTTTTTAACTTTGTTCAGATCACTGGGCTCCGCCTCGAGAAACTGAGGGGTGGAGCACAAGACCGTCTTCTTGAGGAGAGAGAAGGGTATCTCCCTCTTGTTGCTGAAGAAGAAAGAATAAGGAAAATGGAAGCTGACCATGCTTCTAATAGAGCCAAAACTCGGTCCCACTTAGACTCCAAGGAGGGAGCTGGTGCTACAGAGAGCGTGATGGGAACCTCTCAGACACCGTACAAGGATGTTCTCTTAGGACAGAGCTAA
- the LOC106348282 gene encoding eukaryotic translation initiation factor 3 subunit B isoform X2: protein MRGDTCTISTRRRTYRRIESKAGSSRSPEESYLQFIKIETKNPPTSIPCSSSLTRRFFDRPLDSKCFNVGVGALDQLFIRDGTLDKLIWNDNWSVDETVSFFRYLADKKLPSRWSPLGSFFVSSNYNLVIIWGSRYYTDFGRLMRFNHYQVEEFDISPGEKYLVTYNRPDPTDPNGLWLKIFDVSTGTGIVGLNNADVADSPQWPVIRWAGGKDDTYFATLSKSNTVSVYETKTFNLLGKAPLKLDDVIDISWSPTEAVLAILCGEKPLKVLLLQIPDEVKLAEKEITAIVGDCKMHWQSNGEYLAVNTYGGFEFFRIKEKGIPTDFLKVDKKILAFAWEPSGHRFAVIYGDEPTLTVSFYSMKTPGKVTELTTLSNKQADSLFWSPKGNLVVLAGLKEGKLEFFDVDRLAQISSVANVKANQVVWNPSGEYVATVSTIPQEEFDSDWCSDPNDPLDRFTIWSSGGDCLFVHQCQNRIMQLDWRPYGGIIDDDMLKTQ, encoded by the exons ATGAGAGGTGATACCTGCACGATTAGTACTCGACGACGTACATATAGGAGGATTGAGag CAAAGCTGGATCTAGTCGATCCCCTGAGGAATCATACTTGCAGTTTATCAAGATCGAAACCAAA AACCCTCCCACTAGTATTCCATGCTCTTCTTCTCTGACCAGGAGGTTTTTCGACAGACCCTTGGACTCCAAG TGCTTTAACGTTGGAGTTGGAGCCTTGGATCAATTATTTATCCGTGATGGCACACTTGACAAGCTTATATGGAATGATAATTGGTCTGTTGATGAAACCGTATCTTTTTTCCGTTATCTTGCTGATAAGAAGTTGCCTTCGCGGTGGTCTCCTCTAGGTTCCTTCTTTGTCTCATCTAACTACAACTTGGTCATTATTTGGGGCTCAAGATATTATACGGACTTTGGCCGCCTCATGCGTTTTAATCACTATCAG GTAGAAGAGTTTGATATTTCCCCAGGTGAGAAATACCTAGTAACCTATAACAGACCAGACCCAACTGACCCAAAT GGACTCTGGCTAAAGATTTTCGATGTGAGCACTGGGACAGGAATCGTTGGACTAAATAATGCTGATGTTGCTGACTCCCCCCAGTGGCCTGTGATAAG ATGGGCTGGGGGTAAAGATGATACATACTTCGCCACGCTTAGCAAAAGCAACACTGTATCTGTCTACGAGACCAAGACTTTCAACCTGTTGGGCAAGGCACCACTGAAACTTGATGATGTTATAGATATTTCTTGGTCTCCCACAGAAGCTGTGCTTGCAATACTGTGTGGCGAGAAGCCTCTCAAGGTTCTTCTGTTGCAAATCCCCGACGAGGTGAAGCTGGCAGAGAAGGAAATTACCGCTATTGTTGGCGACTGCAAGATGCACTGGCAGAGCAATGGTGAGTACCTTGCTGTCAACACTTATGGGGGGTTTGAGTTTTTCCGCATCAAAGAGAAAGGCATACCCACGGATTTTCTCAAGGTGGACAAGAAGATCCTGGCTTTTGCGTGGGAACCTAGCGGTCACAGATTTGCTGTGATTTACGGAGACGAACCAACCCTAACTGTCAGTTTCTACTCGATGAAGACACCTGGAAAGGTCACAGAGCTTACTACTTTGAGCAACAAGCAAGCAGATTCCCTCTTTTGGTCGCCCAAAGGCAATCTCGTGGTTCTTGCTGGATTGAAAGAGGgcaagcttgagttttttgatGTGGATCGGCTTGCTCAAATTTCCTCAGTTGCAAACGTGAAGGCCAACCAGGTTGTTTGGAATCCAAGTGGGGAATATGTTGCAACGGTGTCTACGATACCACAAGAGGAGTTTGATAGTGATTGGTGCAGTGATCCAAATGACCCTCTTGATAGGTTTACTATCTGGTCCTCCGGTGGAGATTGTCTTTTTGTTCATCAGTGTCAAAATCGCATAATGCAG CTTGATTGGCGCCCTTACGGAGGAATCATAGATGATGACATGCTTAAGACGCAGTGA
- the LOC106348280 gene encoding squalene epoxidase 4-like — MFSCSVGLEDCLEEIDAQEIKSLAIYKDGKNDTLYFPDNKNFPYESAGRLLRNGRLVQRLRKKAASHANVQLEEGTVKFLIEEKGVVKGVIYKNSAGEEITAFAPLTVVCDGCYSNLRRSAVHNKEEVLSYFVGYVTKNTRLEDPHSMHLIFSKPLPCVVYQITSNEVRCAAEVPADSIPSIANGEMVNFLKKTVAPQIPDGNLRETFLKGVEEGLLEIKTTATKSTMSAKQV, encoded by the exons atgttttcttgtagtgttggcCTTGAAG ATTGTTTGGAGGAGATAGACGCTCAAGAAATAAAGTCATTGGCAATTTACAAGGACGGGAAAAACGACACCTTGTATTTTCCGGATAACAAAAATTTTCCTTATGAATCTGCCGGTAGACTCTTACGTAATGGCCGTCTGGTACAACGTCTACGCAAAAAGGCAGCTTCTCATGCCAA TGTGCAACTCGAAGAAGGAACGGTGAAGTTTTTGATAGAAGAAAAAGGAGTGGTTAAGGGAGTGATATACAAGAATAGTGCAGGCGAAGAAATAACTGCCTTCGCACCTCTCACTGTGGTATGCGACGGTTGCTACTCGAACCTTCGCCGGTCAGCCGTCCATAATAAA GAGGAAGTGCTCTCTTATTTTGTGGGTTACGTCACGAAGAATACCCGACTTGAAGATCCACATAGTATGCATCTGATTTTTTCTAAACCTTTACCATGTGTTGTATATCAAATAACAAGCAATGAGGTTCGTTGTGCTGCCGAGGTTCCTGCTGATAGCATTCCTTCTATAGCAAATGGCGAAATGGTTAACTTTCTCAAGAAAACTGTGGCTCCTCAG ATACCAGATGGAAATCTCCGTGAGACATTTTTGAAAGGGGTTGAGGAGGGACTACTAGAAATAAAAACAACTGCGACTAAGAGTACTATGTCAGCGAAGCAAGTGTGA